The following are encoded together in the Primulina tabacum isolate GXHZ01 chromosome 18, ASM2559414v2, whole genome shotgun sequence genome:
- the LOC142533634 gene encoding uncharacterized protein LOC142533634 isoform X2 codes for MEDLPEDSKTVGGEISRLVEQAKELQETASCLLSRTSREEDALRQRVASLDAHINSLRSSLRSSKNADKLEEELARARYVLSEGDAAAYLPSKSHGRFLRMFLGPINVRANRKDVQLKVKDEYNNFRDRTAYLFLCLPLLLLVLRSWIWDGCLLALPVQLYQAWLLYLYTGLALRENILRVNGSDIRPWWIKHHYCAMAMALISLTWGIGKGPDCARKQRGIQLFLKWAIMQGFAMILQNRYQRQRLYTRIALGKARRMDVVWGETAGVEGQLLLLFPVLFALQILPNRGCICRANNTIKDFLRPSTL; via the exons ATGGAAGATTTGCCGGAGGATTCAAAAACCGTCGGCGGAGAAATTTCCAGGCTGGTGGAGCAGGCCAAGGAATTGCAGGAGACAGCTTCGTGTCTTTTATCCCGCACCTCCCGTGAGGAAGATGCGCTCCGCCAGCGCGTGGCATCACTCGATGCGCACATCAATTCCCTCCGTTCATCGCTCCGCAGCTCTAAAAATGCTGACAAa TTGGAAGAGGAGTTAGCGAGAGCGAGGTATGTGTTGAGTGAAGGAGATGCGGCAGCATACCTTCCAAGCAAATCTCATG GGAGGTTTTTGAGGATGTTTCTGGGACCGATTAACGTGAGGGCAAATAGGAAGGATGTGCAATTGAAAGTGAAAGATGAATACAACAATTTCAGA GATAGAACAGCATATTTGTTCCTCTGTCTTCCGTTGCTGCTGCTGGTGTTAAGGTCATGGATTTGGGATGGATGTCTACTGGCACTACCTGTTCAACTTTACCAG GCATGGCTGCTGTATCTTTACACAGGTTTGGCTTTGAGAGAAAACATTTTAAGAGTTAATGGAAGTGATATACGCCCATG GTGGATTAAACATCATTATTGTGCTATGGCCATGGCTCTCATTAGTCTTACGTGGGGGATAGGGAAGGGACCTGATTGTGCTCGGAAGCAG AGAGGTATACAACTGTTCTTGAAATGGGCAATAATGCAAGGATTTGCCATGATTCTTCAGAATAGATATCAAAGGCAGAGACTCTACACACGTATTGCACTTGGCAAG GCCAGGAGAATGGATGTTGTTTGGGGAGAAACTGCTGGAGTTGAGGGTCAGTTGCTGCTGCTCTTCCCTGTACTTTTTGCTTTGCAG ATCCTTCCAAACCGAGGATGTATCTGTAGAGCGAATAATACCATCAAAGATTTCCTTAGACCCAGCACTTTATGA
- the LOC142533634 gene encoding uncharacterized protein LOC142533634 isoform X1: protein MEDLPEDSKTVGGEISRLVEQAKELQETASCLLSRTSREEDALRQRVASLDAHINSLRSSLRSSKNADKLEEELARARYVLSEGDAAAYLPSKSHGRFLRMFLGPINVRANRKDVQLKVKDEYNNFRDRTAYLFLCLPLLLLVLRSWIWDGCLLALPVQLYQAWLLYLYTGLALRENILRVNGSDIRPWWIKHHYCAMAMALISLTWGIGKGPDCARKQRGIQLFLKWAIMQGFAMILQNRYQRQRLYTRIALGKARRMDVVWGETAGVEGQLLLLFPVLFALQGFEAYVGLLYLKTALTGFSSDWQVIVCGILLIIMAVGNFANTVQTLVTKSRVKAKIKKGKSRVELNQALDDKSL from the exons ATGGAAGATTTGCCGGAGGATTCAAAAACCGTCGGCGGAGAAATTTCCAGGCTGGTGGAGCAGGCCAAGGAATTGCAGGAGACAGCTTCGTGTCTTTTATCCCGCACCTCCCGTGAGGAAGATGCGCTCCGCCAGCGCGTGGCATCACTCGATGCGCACATCAATTCCCTCCGTTCATCGCTCCGCAGCTCTAAAAATGCTGACAAa TTGGAAGAGGAGTTAGCGAGAGCGAGGTATGTGTTGAGTGAAGGAGATGCGGCAGCATACCTTCCAAGCAAATCTCATG GGAGGTTTTTGAGGATGTTTCTGGGACCGATTAACGTGAGGGCAAATAGGAAGGATGTGCAATTGAAAGTGAAAGATGAATACAACAATTTCAGA GATAGAACAGCATATTTGTTCCTCTGTCTTCCGTTGCTGCTGCTGGTGTTAAGGTCATGGATTTGGGATGGATGTCTACTGGCACTACCTGTTCAACTTTACCAG GCATGGCTGCTGTATCTTTACACAGGTTTGGCTTTGAGAGAAAACATTTTAAGAGTTAATGGAAGTGATATACGCCCATG GTGGATTAAACATCATTATTGTGCTATGGCCATGGCTCTCATTAGTCTTACGTGGGGGATAGGGAAGGGACCTGATTGTGCTCGGAAGCAG AGAGGTATACAACTGTTCTTGAAATGGGCAATAATGCAAGGATTTGCCATGATTCTTCAGAATAGATATCAAAGGCAGAGACTCTACACACGTATTGCACTTGGCAAG GCCAGGAGAATGGATGTTGTTTGGGGAGAAACTGCTGGAGTTGAGGGTCAGTTGCTGCTGCTCTTCCCTGTACTTTTTGCTTTGCAG GGTTTTGAGGCGTATGTTGGGTTGTTGTATCTTAAAACAGCACTTACTGGATTCAGTTCAGATTGGCAG GTAATTGTCTGTGGAATTCTTCTTATAATTATGGCCGTTGGGAACTTTGCTAACACAGTGCAAACCCTTGTTACGAAGTCTCGGGTTAAAGCAAAAATAAAGAAGGGTAAAAGCAGGGTAGAATTGAATCAGGCATTAGATGACAAAAGTTTGTGA